A single genomic interval of Saccharothrix saharensis harbors:
- a CDS encoding SWIM zinc finger family protein, which yields MSDRVKGFPAFGKGVRRARSWWGKAWLKALEDTSLDQAPLRQGRKYAHAGLVGTITVSPGRLAATVYDTEDTHHTVVRVTELTDGEWNRFLGQIAVKAGHLAALLDREMPRELADAAADAGVPLLPGIGDLDPECTCPGWELPCRHAAALCHQASWLIDADPWLLLLLRGRDQDEVVAGARPASGVLATAAYARPVPDLPDDPPPGEPGPLPEFEPAPGLDVDVLRLLVADAAAKARDVLATGRWPAPDDRRDHIRMAAAHPALRDRLDADPRAVRAWRQGGLTALDVLEQPWTPDRTDTARARAAWDSGELPEPTVWRNRWTVHDRQLRYGRDGRWYPYRSVDGDWWPTGTPHRDPTAALTDAD from the coding sequence GTGAGCGACCGCGTGAAGGGCTTCCCCGCGTTCGGCAAGGGCGTGCGCCGCGCCCGCTCCTGGTGGGGCAAGGCGTGGCTAAAAGCCCTGGAGGACACCTCGCTGGACCAGGCGCCGCTGCGCCAGGGCCGCAAGTACGCCCACGCCGGCCTCGTCGGCACCATCACCGTCAGCCCCGGCCGCCTCGCCGCGACCGTCTACGACACCGAGGACACCCACCACACCGTCGTCCGCGTCACCGAGCTCACCGACGGCGAGTGGAACCGGTTCCTCGGCCAGATCGCCGTCAAGGCGGGCCACCTCGCCGCGCTGCTGGACCGCGAGATGCCCCGCGAGCTCGCCGACGCCGCCGCCGACGCGGGCGTGCCGCTGCTGCCCGGCATCGGCGACCTCGACCCCGAGTGCACCTGCCCCGGCTGGGAACTGCCGTGCCGCCACGCCGCCGCCCTGTGCCACCAGGCGTCGTGGCTGATCGACGCCGACCCCTGGCTGCTGCTGCTCCTGCGGGGCCGCGACCAGGACGAAGTCGTCGCCGGCGCCCGACCCGCCAGCGGCGTGCTCGCCACCGCCGCCTACGCCCGACCGGTTCCCGACCTGCCCGACGACCCGCCACCCGGCGAACCCGGCCCGCTGCCCGAGTTCGAACCCGCGCCCGGCCTCGACGTCGACGTGCTGCGGCTGCTCGTCGCCGACGCCGCCGCCAAAGCCCGCGACGTCCTCGCCACCGGCCGGTGGCCCGCACCCGACGACCGCCGCGACCACATCCGCATGGCCGCCGCCCACCCCGCCCTGCGCGACCGCCTCGACGCCGACCCCCGCGCCGTGCGCGCCTGGCGGCAGGGCGGCCTCACGGCTCTCGACGTCCTCGAACAACCCTGGACACCCGACAGGACCGACACCGCCCGCGCCCGCGCCGCCTGGGACAGCGGCGAACTCCCCGAACCGACCGTGTGGCGCAACCGCTGGACCGTCCACGACCGCCAACTCCGCTACGGCCGCGACGGCCGCTGGTACCCCTACCGCTCCGTCGACGGCGACTGGTGGCCCACCGGCACCCCGCACCGCGACCCGACGGCGGCCCTCACCGACGCCGACTGA